One window of the Allosaccharopolyspora coralli genome contains the following:
- the holA gene encoding DNA polymerase III subunit delta → MSAPSVVPDPVHLVVGDEELLVERAVWNAVGEARAADPAAELRRVKVSDLTPPELDEMLSPSLFAEGRVVALDAAQDAGKEIAEAVLAHAKHPADGVVLVVVHSGGGRGKNAKELPDALRTLGARVTECKKITKPADREAFVRSEVKRAGGRIDAAGVAALLETVGSDLRELSSSASQLVADTGGAVDAEAVRRYHRGRAEVTGFVVAEKAATGDRAGALEALRWALQLGVPHVLIADALADSVRTIGRVAAHGRADPFRLASELSMPPWKVKKALAQSRGWNSAAIADALQLVASVNADVKGVAADADYALERTVLQLVALHGSQR, encoded by the coding sequence ATGAGCGCACCGTCCGTCGTTCCCGATCCAGTTCACCTGGTCGTGGGAGACGAGGAACTGCTGGTCGAGCGGGCAGTGTGGAATGCCGTCGGCGAGGCTCGTGCCGCGGACCCGGCCGCGGAACTGCGACGCGTGAAGGTGAGTGACCTCACCCCGCCGGAACTCGACGAAATGCTCAGCCCGTCGCTGTTCGCCGAGGGTCGGGTCGTCGCGCTCGACGCCGCGCAGGACGCGGGCAAGGAGATCGCAGAGGCAGTGCTCGCGCACGCGAAGCACCCGGCGGACGGAGTCGTTCTCGTCGTCGTCCACAGCGGTGGAGGACGCGGCAAGAACGCGAAGGAGCTACCCGACGCGCTCCGCACACTCGGCGCGCGGGTCACCGAGTGCAAGAAGATCACCAAACCGGCCGACCGGGAAGCGTTCGTGCGCTCCGAGGTCAAGCGCGCCGGTGGCCGTATCGACGCGGCCGGCGTGGCGGCGTTGCTCGAGACCGTCGGCTCCGACCTGCGGGAACTGTCGTCGTCGGCGTCCCAGCTGGTCGCCGACACCGGTGGCGCCGTCGACGCCGAAGCGGTCCGTCGCTATCACCGTGGTCGCGCCGAAGTGACCGGCTTCGTCGTCGCAGAGAAGGCCGCCACAGGCGACCGTGCGGGCGCGCTGGAGGCACTGCGCTGGGCGCTGCAGCTCGGGGTGCCGCACGTGTTGATCGCCGACGCACTCGCCGACTCGGTGCGCACCATCGGTCGGGTCGCAGCGCATGGCCGCGCAGACCCGTTCCGGCTGGCCAGTGAGCTGAGCATGCCGCCGTGGAAGGTGAAGAAAGCCCTGGCCCAGTCGCGCGGGTGGAACAGCGCCGCGATCGCGGACGCGTTGCAGCTCGTCGCGAGTGTCAACGCCGACGTCAAAGGCGTGGCGGCCGACGCCGACTACGCGTTGGAACGGACGGTGCTGCAACTCGTGGCGCTGCACGGCTCACAGCGCTGA
- the rpsT gene encoding 30S ribosomal protein S20, producing MANIKSQMKRIKTNEQNRQRNQSVKSAVKTAIRKFREAAAAGEKDKAFELQRAAGRALDKAASKGVIHANQAANKKSAMAKRANSL from the coding sequence GTGGCCAACATCAAGTCCCAGATGAAGCGGATCAAGACCAACGAGCAGAACCGGCAGCGCAACCAGTCGGTCAAGTCGGCTGTGAAGACCGCCATCCGCAAGTTCCGCGAGGCCGCTGCCGCCGGCGAGAAGGACAAGGCCTTCGAGCTGCAGCGCGCCGCAGGCCGCGCGCTCGACAAGGCCGCCAGCAAGGGCGTCATCCACGCCAACCAGGCCGCCAACAAGAAGTCGGCCATGGCCAAGCGCGCCAACAGCCTCTGA
- a CDS encoding TSUP family transporter, producing the protein MLTALNWPGFADVSLAALLFLCAAAFCAGAVDAIVGGGGLVQLPAMLLVLPGGEAIFSLATNKIASIAGTSAAARTYARRTPIDWHSALSMAAVALLGSLGGAVVADRLSSRTLSVIVLVALLAVGYYTLRTPDLGSIHTPRFGKRHQILVMCVGGVVLGFYDGIAGPGTGSFLVFLLVGLVGFSFVAASGTSKVVNVATNVGALVFFIPAGKVLWGLGLAMAVCNVAGSVLGAATATKRGSRWIRKVFLFVVAALVVSLAVRLVAG; encoded by the coding sequence GTGCTCACCGCGTTGAACTGGCCCGGTTTCGCCGACGTGTCCCTCGCCGCGCTGCTCTTCCTTTGCGCCGCGGCGTTCTGCGCAGGCGCCGTCGACGCGATCGTCGGCGGCGGCGGTCTGGTCCAGCTTCCCGCGATGTTGTTGGTGTTGCCGGGCGGTGAGGCGATCTTCTCGCTGGCGACGAACAAGATCGCGTCGATCGCGGGGACGAGCGCGGCCGCGCGCACCTACGCGCGAAGGACGCCGATCGACTGGCACAGCGCATTGTCGATGGCCGCGGTGGCCCTGCTCGGGTCGTTGGGTGGCGCCGTGGTGGCCGACCGGCTCTCGTCACGGACGTTGAGCGTGATCGTGTTGGTCGCGCTGCTGGCCGTGGGCTACTACACGCTCCGCACACCGGACCTCGGCTCGATTCACACACCACGCTTCGGAAAGCGGCATCAGATCCTGGTCATGTGTGTCGGGGGTGTGGTGCTCGGCTTCTACGACGGCATCGCAGGCCCGGGCACCGGGTCGTTCCTCGTGTTCCTGCTCGTCGGGCTCGTCGGCTTCTCGTTCGTGGCCGCGTCCGGGACCTCGAAGGTCGTCAACGTCGCCACCAACGTGGGCGCGCTGGTGTTCTTCATCCCCGCGGGCAAGGTGCTGTGGGGGCTCGGACTGGCGATGGCCGTCTGCAACGTCGCGGGCAGTGTGCTGGGCGCCGCGACGGCGACGAAGCGCGGGTCACGCTGGATCCGCAAGGTGTTCCTGTTCGTCGTGGCCGCGCTGGTTGTCAGCCTCGCAGTCCGCCTCGTGGCCGGCTGA
- a CDS encoding SPFH domain-containing protein yields the protein MNSTDLAPPDTTRTGTPQTDIAMPEPGIRERPARHVSGMPMLALTLLLFLCGLGGLIIGAGLARPALIVPAIVALLAAVTLMLGFAAVAPGEARVLQFLGRYIGTLRPTGLQWVNPLSTKEKISTRIRNHETAVMKVNDADGNPIEIASVVVWQVADTAQASFEVDSFVEFVETQTETAVRHIATSYPYDNQGQRGLSLRENADEITGKLSAEIAARVQAAGVEVIESRLTHLAYAPEIAQAMLQRQQAGAVVAARQRIVEGAVGMVDLALTRLAEKDVVDLDEERKATMVSNLLVVLCGDKQTQPVVNTGSLYQ from the coding sequence GCGGCCGGCGCGACACGTCTCGGGCATGCCGATGCTGGCGCTGACACTCCTGCTGTTCCTGTGCGGACTCGGCGGACTCATCATCGGCGCGGGACTCGCGAGGCCGGCGCTGATCGTGCCCGCGATCGTCGCGCTGCTCGCCGCCGTCACGCTGATGCTGGGGTTCGCCGCGGTCGCGCCGGGTGAGGCACGGGTCCTGCAGTTCCTCGGCCGCTACATCGGCACCCTGCGCCCCACCGGCTTGCAGTGGGTGAACCCGCTGAGCACGAAGGAGAAGATCTCCACCCGGATCCGGAACCACGAGACTGCCGTGATGAAGGTCAACGACGCCGACGGCAATCCGATCGAGATCGCCTCGGTCGTGGTCTGGCAGGTCGCCGACACCGCGCAGGCGTCCTTCGAGGTCGACAGTTTCGTGGAGTTCGTCGAGACCCAGACCGAGACCGCGGTGCGCCACATCGCGACCAGCTACCCGTACGACAACCAGGGCCAGCGCGGCCTGTCCCTACGCGAGAACGCCGACGAGATCACCGGCAAGCTCTCCGCCGAGATCGCCGCCCGCGTGCAGGCGGCCGGCGTGGAGGTGATCGAGTCCCGGCTCACCCACCTCGCCTACGCGCCGGAGATCGCCCAGGCGATGCTGCAGCGTCAGCAGGCGGGGGCGGTCGTGGCCGCACGGCAGCGCATCGTCGAGGGAGCGGTCGGCATGGTGGACCTGGCGTTGACCCGACTTGCCGAGAAGGACGTCGTCGACCTCGACGAAGAACGCAAGGCGACGATGGTGAGCAACCTGCTCGTCGTCCTCTGCGGAGACAAGCAGACCCAACCGGTGGTCAACACCGGTTCGCTTTACCAGTGA